One window from the genome of Acanthochromis polyacanthus isolate Apoly-LR-REF ecotype Palm Island chromosome 21, KAUST_Apoly_ChrSc, whole genome shotgun sequence encodes:
- the emc10 gene encoding ER membrane protein complex subunit 10 isoform X1: protein MARLPAFNVAVVSTVLLIVWTDFVCCNNGRRVGDNLETEFSGFSVPLEHSFEVDDVARFRVRGSLVLKAGREPSVSLSQNQLSEEDRTKLKEVAAVDGLYRIRVPRVFLQADRQTERQMEGYLTAFVRACAMVESHLSDVISLHTDVSGYLIGVSIVTFPGACRGTEVEDEVDLEVFNTTLSIMAPVNAPGPETALFLERMEQESEKKGKNPQEQKSFFAKYWMYIVPLVLFLMMSGAQDQSGGGAGGGAANGGGR from the exons ATGGCTCGTCTACCAGCATTCAACGTTGCTGTTGTTTCTACTGTTTTATTGATCGTATGGACAGATTTTGTGTGTTGTAATAACGGTAGGAGG GTCGGTGATAATTTGGAGACTGAATTCAGCGGTTTCTCTGTGCCTCTTGAACACTCATTTGAAGTCG ATGATGTAGCAAGGTTTCGGGTACGTGGTTCTCTGGTGTTGAAAGCTGGAAGGGAGCCGAGTGTCTCACTGTCTCAGAACCAGCTCTCAGAGGAGGACAGAACCAAACTGAAG GAAGTGGCAGCAGTGGACGGACTGTACAGAATCCGAGTTCCTCGAGTTTTCCTGCAggcggacagacagacggagcgGCAGATGGAAGGTTACCTCACAGCATTTGTCAGAGCT TGTGCCATGGTCGAGTCCCATCTGAGCGACGTGATCTCCCTCCACACCGACGTCTCTGGGTACCTCATCGGCGTCTCCATAGTGACGTTCCCTGGAGCCTGTAGAGGCACTGAGGTCGAGGATGAAGTCGATCTGGAGGTTTTCAACACCACACTCAGCATCATGGCTCCTGTCAATGCACCAGG ACCTGAGACTGCTCTGTTCCTCGAACGAATGGAACAGGAATCTGAGAAGAAAGGGAAGAATCCACAAGAGCAGAAGTCCTTCTTTGCTAAATAT TGGATGTACATCGTTCCTCTGGTTCTCTTTTTGATGATGTCCGGCGCTCAGGATCAGTCCGGAGGAGGAGCCGGCGGCGGAGCTGCTAATGGAGGCGGCCGATGA
- the emc10 gene encoding ER membrane protein complex subunit 10 isoform X2 translates to MARLPAFNVAVVSTVLLIVWTDFVCCNNGRRVGDNLETEFSGFSVPLEHSFEVDDVARFRVRGSLVLKAGREPSVSLSQNQLSEEDRTKLKEVAAVDGLYRIRVPRVFLQADRQTERQMEGYLTAFVRACAMVESHLSDVISLHTDVSGYLIGVSIVTFPGACRGTEVEDEVDLEVFNTTLSIMAPVNAPGPETALFLERMEQESEKKGKNPQEQKSFFAKYWYLILGGAIFLMVSNSAQPPAGGGREQS, encoded by the exons ATGGCTCGTCTACCAGCATTCAACGTTGCTGTTGTTTCTACTGTTTTATTGATCGTATGGACAGATTTTGTGTGTTGTAATAACGGTAGGAGG GTCGGTGATAATTTGGAGACTGAATTCAGCGGTTTCTCTGTGCCTCTTGAACACTCATTTGAAGTCG ATGATGTAGCAAGGTTTCGGGTACGTGGTTCTCTGGTGTTGAAAGCTGGAAGGGAGCCGAGTGTCTCACTGTCTCAGAACCAGCTCTCAGAGGAGGACAGAACCAAACTGAAG GAAGTGGCAGCAGTGGACGGACTGTACAGAATCCGAGTTCCTCGAGTTTTCCTGCAggcggacagacagacggagcgGCAGATGGAAGGTTACCTCACAGCATTTGTCAGAGCT TGTGCCATGGTCGAGTCCCATCTGAGCGACGTGATCTCCCTCCACACCGACGTCTCTGGGTACCTCATCGGCGTCTCCATAGTGACGTTCCCTGGAGCCTGTAGAGGCACTGAGGTCGAGGATGAAGTCGATCTGGAGGTTTTCAACACCACACTCAGCATCATGGCTCCTGTCAATGCACCAGG ACCTGAGACTGCTCTGTTCCTCGAACGAATGGAACAGGAATCTGAGAAGAAAGGGAAGAATCCACAAGAGCAGAAGTCCTTCTTTGCTAAATAT TGGTATTTGATTCTGGGAGGTGCAATCTTCCTCATGGTCTCCAATTCGGCACAGCCCCCAGCAGGGGGAGGCAGAGAGCAGAGCTGA